In the Sorghum bicolor cultivar BTx623 chromosome 4, Sorghum_bicolor_NCBIv3, whole genome shotgun sequence genome, GTCCTGTGTCCTGTGTCCCTGTGAGATCATATTCCATCCTTGCTCGGCATGGCGCTTCATCCAGGAGGCAAACTTTATTCTCGCCGGGCCTCTTGCAAGGCAAATCTCTCCCCCAAAAACAGTTGCCGTCTTGCTTCATGCCAACAGCAATGGCAGTAATCTTCGTAGCCCTTCGCGAAATCACCCTATCGCCGAAAGACCCTTCCGCGTCCCCGGCAGCGCCAGCCCCGTCCTGATGCGCATGCCGCGGCTGCCCCTCCTCCTCAAGATagccgcggcggcggctgccggGGCGCTGGCGATCATTGTCGCGGCGCGCCTCCGCAGGGAGGACGCCGTGGCCTCGCTCCGCCGGGAGATCCGCGATGCGCTCACGGCACTCGTGGCCGACGACGAGGACGGCGGCGACGGGAGCGACGGCGAGGGCGGCGCCAAGGAGGACgcgtccccgccgccgccgtccgtgCTGATCACGGGGTTCCGTGCCCACGGCAAGAGCTCCCTTGTCAACACGGCGTGCCGGGCGCTGGCGGCCGAGGACGGCCCGCTGCTGCTGCGCGCCGAGGCGTCGCCGCCCGGCGGCGGCACCGACGGGCCCAGGCGCCGCCGGAGGGTCAAGGCCGTGGTGGCCGGGGCCGACGGCGACAGCGTGGGAGCGGCGGGGGAGGGCGACGTGGTGGAGCTGCTGGACGCGCCGCCGCTCCCCGAGGCGGGTAGGCTGACGAGGGAGGAAATCGACGCCGCCATCAGCGGCGGGGACCCTGAGTGCGTTGTGTTCGTTCTGCGCTGCGACGCGCCCACCAAGGAGCGGAACGCCGCCATCAAGCGCCTCCCGGAGATTTCTGCCGCCGTCAGAAACAAAGGTCAGTCAGCTAAGCTTACAGAAATTCTCGTGGGCTTTGCGTGTCGCACTATTTATTTACACTGGGCCGTCTACTAGAAAGGCCCAACCCAAGCAACACAATCGATATTGGAACCTTGGATTTAGCATTCATGCTAATATATTTTtgctataatttttttataacaCATTTTTGCTATAAGTTGGATCAAAGCAAAAGACAAAACTAAAACAACCTGTATTTTGGAGTGGAGAGAGTAACAATTACTGCAATCATCCATCTGTGTTGTAGGTAGAAGGCTGTTATTTTTTATGTGGTACTGTCCTTTTGATTATCGATTGAAAAATCAACCTATAGTGAAGTTTGCAAGTAACATGATCCATTTTGTTTGTTTAATTTCTTCCATAGCAATAGAAATTTGATCTGCATTTGCAAAAGAGAAAGTAAAGATCTCTCATAGATGAAAATTTTCAGTTAAAACCTCTTTCTTTTAGAGTTCATGGGACCATGCCCCCCTGCCCATTAGCATGGCATCACAGCATACAATTTGTATCGTGTTCAGGCATCACAACGTTTTGGAGAACTTCTAGGCCATAACATATAAAAAGAGCAACTTGTGCATGTAGAAAAGGATAAATACCTAAAAACATAGCAAAAGAGGCTCTTATGCACATGCACTCCTCCAGTCATCCGAGGCCGTCCTGTAGTCAAATTAACTGTGTGCTTTTAAGTCCTATAATATGGCTGAATTTGATTGTTACTGACATCTATTAACAGGGCTTAATTTGATCATCGTATTGACTTTTAAGAAGGCCATGAGATCCATAAGGCAGGCTGAAGAGCTTCTACGGGAGGTTTCGTTCAGGGCTAGAACTGATTGTGTCTACTTCATCGAGAACTACACCTGGAGCAACAATGGCCCCAACCTCCACCACCCCCCTGTCATCAAGAACGACTTTGAGACTCATTTCACGGTGCTGACAATCATTCGACAGTGTCTCGAGTTCATCAAGCTAAATAGGAGTCAGTCCAAGGACAAGAAAAAGAACGGCAAGCAGGAAAAAACACCCGAGCCTAAACCTAAGAATCCACCCACAGAAACTAAGCAGTACCGGAAATCCAACGACTCCAGTGTAAGACTTTTCTTCAACAGTTCAGAAACTTGAATCGCCCGGTTTGCATACGTATGATGTACTGATGCTAATGTAGATATAATTGTATAGCACTGAGATAGTCTGACAAGCTGCACAAAATGTTCAATCATCCATTCGTTTTATGTTTCATAAATCAAGACGTGCTGCTGCTTTTCTCATTTTTGGAATTCATAAAAAGCAAGCGGGAAAAACCATCTTTCCATATGCATCATAAATCATAATATCACTTCTTATACAGATCTAAAACAACAATACTAGCTTATATGAAAGCATCATTACATGTATACATAATCCTTTGTTTATACGTCATAGTTAACCCAAATATATAGTCAAGCCGCAAGCTACATCTAAAGATTTATTATCATAGACGGAATATGGATGAACCAACAATGTTGGCCTGCCTTATTTTCTTTATAGCCGATCAGTTTAGTAATCCAGGCACCAGCAatagtaatctgatgctgaaAGTGCCAGGAGTTCTTCTGGGCTCATCCTCTCGAGCTCTCTCTGCCTCCAGGCTGGGTAGTTGTTCTGGGCCTCGCCAGAGCCGGAGTTGTAATCTCTCGGGTGAGCTTGTGATCTCATCCTGATGTACAGCCTCATTGCTGCAACGCAGTCCTCGTAGGGGTCCTGAATGCCAGTATGTATATCATACCTACAAGAGGATACAATCTCCTTAGCATCATTACGCAGATATGAAATAGTAGGCTGACTGCATAGATCATTCAAGAAGTGACATACCCAAGGTATGCTTGTGTAAGGTACTTCAGGGAGTTACTCAGCTTGCTAGTCTTCACTAGTGGTGGGTATTTCGCAGTATCCCTGCATATGCATAACAATTTTTTCTGTCAAAAAGGGCAAAACAACTGTGGTAGCTGATTCCTGAACCATAGCTCAGCAAGCAAAGATCTATAAATGTTAGGAATGAAGAAAAGAGAAATTCAGTGACATTTTTTTTTCTGCTTCTCACCTAATCATGAATGCTGGGTACTCCAACCCTAGGCGCTCAAGGTCATGGTCCAGGCCATGACCAACAAGGATCTTTGCCCTCCCATAGCTCCTTGGGCGTAACTTCCACAGCGGCTCCCCGTTGCACAGGATTTCCTGGATTCTCCTCTGCGCAACCTTAAGCGGCATTGCATCCCTCAAGTACTCTGGCCTTATCCCAGTTACTTCATACCTGAAAAACATGTTACATATAGTCATCAGTTCGTGTCGTCACAAAATTAGTCCATCCAGATATCTTCCCTGTCCTCTCGAGAGTTTCAAGTTTCAAGCATATATATAGTGGTACACCCTGAAAGATTGCCGATTCTTTCTTTCTGATTTTGCTGGTCTCACAATTTCTCCTCAACTATCGACTAGCTAGAGTTGCTAGTAGACTAGTAACATGATGCATGACAACTGCATGAGAAGTAGGATTACCTGTAGTTGGTTACAGGAAGTATAGGCTTGACATAGGTCTGGAAGATGATgtgctcatcttctccaatgagGCACACCTTTGCACAAAGGTCCATTGAGCCGTCACTCCCTCCCCCTACCATTTTGCAAGCCAGTGCAACCGCACGGCCAGTTATGCCACCCCTGGGCATCTGCTGGGACCACATATATAGGAGGGtggaaaaaaaaacattagAATCTAGTATATATCAACCAAAGCCTTCAGCCCTTCACGAGGGAAGATCAACTGAATATATATACGGcatatgatgaataatgaatagggtaGAGAGCAACAGATGGATCGATATGATTACCGGAGCAGCACGAGAGTATTGGCAGGCAGCACGGTGGTATCTGACGGTGGCGTTGCTGTCGAAAATGTTGAGGCAGATGCTGCAGCCGCGGACGCTGAAGACCCGCGCGCACTCCACCTTGGGCAACGGCCCTGAAGGAAGatggagaagaagaacaagaagcgtCGTCAGAATTGAGTTCAGCTGTATGTAGTTAATTAAGCTGCCGTCTTTTTCTTGTCAGCAAAAGCTTTATTTGTGCATACCGATGAGATGCTCCCTGAGCGACTCGAAGGAGCGGCAGTGCTTCCGGCAGACGCCGCACTTGGGCTCGTGCACCGAGTGGTACGAGACCTTCATGTGCTCCACCAGGTGCTCCATCCTGTTGTACTGCCTGAAGCAGGCTGCGCATTTGTTCCTGATGATCATGATTCATGGGGGGCATAAATAACATGCATGAGGGAATTCATTCGTATATATGTGTTTGTGATCATGATGCATGGATTCTAGCTTTCAGGAACATATATAGGATCGAATGCAGGAGGCGAACTGAAACTAGCTGATGATCCTTGCACGAGCAGTTTCATGCATGAACAGCATAGCTCGCTAGCTGCCTAGCTCTCGCAACCGCAGTCTGACAGGCTCATAGTAACAAGAAATGGACATGCGTGCATGCACTTAATCAGTCTGATGAGTGCACGGCCATTTGCAGTACGCATATCAATGAAAGCTGAAAGAATAGCATCGTCTCTTATCATCTTACCTCAAGGTCTCCGAGGACTCCCTCCTGCTGTCCACCATGAGCCCTCGCTCAGATTCCTACAATTCGGGACTTGGGCGGTCAAGGTCCCTGAGAGGCCAAGATCGATCTCGAGGCTGGCGAGAGGATGGGCGACGCCAGGAGGCTATTTATAGGCAATGCCGAGAGATAAAGCCTTCACGAGGGATCGATCAGTCTTGCCATTCTAAAATGTTGCAGTTATCGTAAGCTAAGTACCGGCATCTCCCACTTTCCTGGTCattttgtttagatacacctaaaaaccaaaaactttacaagattctccatcacatcgaatcttacggcacatgcatggaacattaaatatagataaaaaagataactaattacacagtttacctgtaaatcacaagacgaatcttttaagcctagttgctccatgattagataatgtttgtcaaataaaaacaaaagtgctacggtgttaaaatctaaaaagtttttggatctaaacaagaccgtaCTCCTAAGTCCTAAGGTTGTCACTTTCAGTCTTTCATTCATAGGGCGACGACGTACGGTTCGAGAGAGAAATACACCTGTCTTATGCCTAACTACCTATTAATAAGCAGCAGCATTTGCACTATCAAAAGTCCTATGTTGTTATCAAACGAGATTGCTCATCCCAACATGTGGAGCACTATCTTTGAAAGcaaatttacaaaaaaaatttagcGTCGTGAGGTAACATGTATTTATTAAAAGGAAGGGAAGAATACAAAATTTACATGTATAATCCatatgttctaaattataaattatttttcacATTTCCTATGTGTCAGATGCCCGAACgtttagagcaagtattatagtgggctgtaagctggctaaatgctgaggtggaggagagagaggagaaacgggctgtaagcttacagccaacCTAGGCACAGGGAGAATGCTGTAAGAAACCTTACAGTCAGCAAGTGGctctattattaaacttgctcttagGCGACGTGTGTGCCCTATTCTTCAATCCATGCAACAGACATGCAATTAGATTATGGCCAATGGATGTTAAATTGTTAATCTAGTGCCTACTAGCTGTTGCCTGAGAATAAATTAGATTCCAGGCACCTAAATTATAgcttatccatatatatatatatatatatatatatatatatatataagtgttattctacactctaggtgtagaatactattctacaccaaagtgTTATACTGAACGGAATTCAGTATCGTTCAATACTCACATTTCAGTATTTTTCAGTATTTCGCGGTCCTGAGTGTAGTATTAGATGATATTGAACGTAGttcagtactgctcagtattttttctgctcaatTTTGACTtgtggtgtagaataatattctacacctagagtATAGAATAGCGTTgccgtatatatatgtatatatatgtatgtatatatatatatatatatatatatatatatatatatatatatatatatatatatatatatatatataactggatacaaaataacttattttgtagccactttgagttccgataattatatatatgtatactctgtagctagctacaaaatataaagctttttgattttttagatgcattatttttattatatttctAGACAGTGTATATTTAAGTGCATACAAagagctatgtatctagaaaagtggGAGTGGCAtacataggaaaaataaattAAATGCTAAGAGACAAAGGAAACAAAATGAGCTAGGTTGTTTATGTTTAGTTTCCTCTAGAATTTCtttggagaaaaaaaaacttgatcCGCTGAGGATAATTAATATGAGTTTTTCGGGACATTATTATTAATTAAGGTAGAAACACTCAACCTTGTAGGGCGAGAAAATCTCCAAACCCTGCCCACGAGAACCCAAGAAATTTTTAAACTCTTTCTAATAAATCACCAGTAGGGGTGCGCCCCTCCTGATTAACATAAAAAAAACGAGACCTTCAAGAtttccatgttttttttttcaacaatCATATCCAAACTTGTGTTCATAAATAGTCATTCTCTCTACCTTAATAATCCTTTTACACACATGAATAATTATATATACCTACGCTGCATCGACTAAAGATGTTACGAACACAGTTTCTTTGCTCTTAAGATAACATGCCCTCTGGACCACAGGATTCGCTATGAGATTTGTGCCCAGCAGGAGAGACAATAGAAAATTGTCTCTCTCCTGCTGGGCACAAATCTCATAGCAAACCCTGTGGTCTATATTGTAAGGGCATGTTTCTTTAACAACAAATTTTACTTTACCCTATTGTTGATGATGAGAAATGCCAAGAAGTATCCCCGCTGGCAAATTTACCGTAGTTTTCTTTTTTCTGAAGGAATGAAAGGGCAAATTTACAGTAGTTTTCACGCTTTACAGGATCGGAACTACAGCACCCAAGTTGCCGGCCATACATGGCAAACATCAAGACGGTTGGTTAAGTCTGCTTACAAGCAACGCTGGCTCAGATCCTTGGTCCATGGAGGCTGGAGCTCCCAGAGGCCAGCACCACACCAAGCTGGATGGCCACTACTATCCGTTGACTATACGGAAGCTAGGCAGCTAGCTCACGTAGACAACTGGCCAGATGCATGGCCCATATGTCGGTCCCTGCTGTGTGCATCTGCTGCAAAGGTTCGTTCACACGAACTTGacattaaggccctgtttagattggagattaaaattttttggatgtcacatcggatatgtcggaaggatgtcgggagggatttttagaaactaataaaaaaacaaattgcatagctcgtcaggaaactgcaagacaaatctattaagtataattaatctattattagcacatatgggttactgtagcacttaaggctaatcatagagtaactaggcttaaaagattcgtctcgcgattttcaaccaaactgtgtaattagtttatttatatatatatatttaatgttccatgcatgtgttcaaagattcgatgagatggatgaaaaaattttaggtgggaactaaacacggcctaaagCTGTGATCATTCATGTATATCCTGGAGAATGAAAGACACGAGATGCAAAGACGACGAAGAGACCTGGAGCCGTACGTGCATGCGATGCGCGAAAGCTAGCACAGGGCCGGGGTGACAAGGACAGGCAATTCTCCCCTAGCGCCCGGGACGACGGTCATGGGCGAGAAAGAAAGAGATTCCCGGTCAAAAAGACGACCGTGGATAAAGGCgggtggccgacggcgacctgcATCTCCCGGCCGGGATGACTAGAGATATGCATGCATGGTGCTCAATCTCTCTCGTCGAATGGAGCGCCGATCGAGGCCCTGCCGAGGGCAAACTGCTAGCGGAGCCCCGCGAGCCGGAGCCTAGTCAAAGGAAGACACGGGCGACGGCGACGCTAGACGGCGCCGGGATTCTCTGCACGCCCGGCGTCGTCTGGCCGATCCGGCTCGAGCGGCACGGCCCTGTTCTCGCGGCGATCGCGACCGGTGCCGGCCGCGCTGCATCAGATGCTATCTCTCCATTCTCCAATTCGTCTGTTTCCtgcgcgctgctgctgctgctgctgccgccgctttGCAATGATAGGCGGTAGGCCGCATCGCTGCTTTGCTCCTTTTGCCGCTCAAATGTGCGCAAGCTTTCCTGTCACTCATGTCGATGGACAAAGCTTCTCGCATCTGTGGGAGTTTAGCGGTTCCATGATGCCCCGTTTTCGATGATTAAGGAACTTTTGAGATCTTAAGTAATGATGGGTATCTCCAGTAGTAGGATTAGTTGTGGCGCTAATGCATAAGATTCAATAATATACATTGTTCTGGTGGAGCTGATATTTTCATGCTTTCATTTGGTTTGCATGCACTTGCTTAACAAAGCTTCGTTTATTATTTATACTATAAAACATGTCCGTGCGTTGCGACAATACCCAATATATCTTGGAATCACACTTTATAATATTGTTGAACTCAAGTTATTCTAACTTTTATGAACATGGATCATAAACCGAGACCACATATATGAAACATAGGTGTAACGGTAGGGTAGGGTTATCAACTTATCATATTAAATTTGAATTAGGTTAATTGACATGTGGATGTGGAGGATGGACTCATGGCCCCAAGTGAGTGCAAAGATCCATAAAATGggagataaaaaaaaagaaaagaaaaacaaaagctAAAGAACCAAGAAAAAACGGGAgataagaaagagaaaaaaataaaaaagatcaTAGAATCATAGGTATATAGAATAGATAATATAAAGTTCACAAAATATAAAATCATCGTCATCGTCTTCAAGCCCCTGTAGGCTTTATCAAAGACTATTTGCACAGATATCGGGAGGGAAGTCAATCGAGGGGAGTGGAGTGTGGCGTTGtttagtttgtagaaaattttgcaaaatttttcacattccttgttacatcgaatctttagacgcatgcatagagtattaaatgtagatgaaaataaaaactaattgtacagtttggtcggaattgacgagacgaatcttttaaacctagttagttcataattgaacaatatttgtcaaatacaaacgaaagtgctacagtgtcgatttcctaaaatttttcggaactaaacaaggcctgtgtcGAGAATCCTCGGATCTTCACATTTTCTTAGTGGATTTATGCTTTTTACTAGAATAAACTGGTCAGTATCAGTACAATTATTTGAGATTCCAGATGAAAAGTTGTCGGAGGACCGATTGAACaattgaaaaagaaaatgtGAAGCGCATAGGATGTGCAGGTTTGTTCACAAATTCATAAATAGACTTAATTTTTATATACTATGTAAGTAATCTGTAATATTAAGTCTATTTAATGAAGTCCTAAATTTTGAAACCTTTTGAAAAACATGATACAAAAGAATACACTTGACCAATCATTTGCTTTTTTATTGATTATCGAAAAACACATATCATCTCCATACATATGCCAAGCCACCATAACTCGCCGTCGTCGTGGCCTACTATCTCTAGCACCTTAGCTTGCACTCAAGACTTTCAAAACAGATTCTTAATTTGTTGGCTTTACCTCTCAGTTTTCTCATATCTAAATTGTGCCACAACTCCATTGGGTGTTAGGATTGGGAGTTCTTTTAATGTCACCGAGGGTAAGATGATTCTCACGGGAATAGGTGAAAGACCATGGATTGAACTCTAGATACATATTGCCTGGCTCACCATCGTAAGCACAGATCACACTACAAGTGCGTCCCACGGATAACGAATTGTTGGAGTTGGATTTTCTCCCTTTTTTTTCTATCGCTTAAAGAAATAAGATCCAGAATGGATTTATAAATGGTTAGAGAGATGCTCGCTACCATATATTCTAAGTTCATTAAATATTCTAATTCTAAGCGCAGGTGACTAATGAAATCTGCTGCGCGCATCCTGCCGCGATGACACCCGGCCAACTTTGAGGTGATTCCTTGTAAAGTGGAGATTCATACTCAAGCTCTAAGCTAGCAGATATGCAATGCGCGGGTGAATGAGATTCCCCCGGCATCTACACCCTTCACCTCCAGAAGCTTATCCTGCCCGTCCCAAAAAGGTTAATGCTACTTTTACATATTTGGACGAGTCAACGAGAGATCTGGCGAATCTGATGATCCTGGTAAATAATCTAGGCTAAAATTGCAGTAGTGGTAGTGAAGGTAGAGCAAATTATTAGAGAGTGATGTGTTTGTCTTGTGGGTACATAGGTATATGCCAAGAAGGGGGCATATATAATGGAATTTTAGACATGATCACtctttctatattttttagGCGGTGTAGTATTTGCACTCCTAATTTATATGTACCTTCGCCCCAAGCACTACTAGGCCCTGtt is a window encoding:
- the LOC8071802 gene encoding uncharacterized protein LOC8071802, producing the protein MRMPRLPLLLKIAAAAAAGALAIIVAARLRREDAVASLRREIRDALTALVADDEDGGDGSDGEGGAKEDASPPPPSVLITGFRAHGKSSLVNTACRALAAEDGPLLLRAEASPPGGGTDGPRRRRRVKAVVAGADGDSVGAAGEGDVVELLDAPPLPEAGRLTREEIDAAISGGDPECVVFVLRCDAPTKERNAAIKRLPEISAAVRNKGLNLIIVLTFKKAMRSIRQAEELLREVSFRARTDCVYFIENYTWSNNGPNLHHPPVIKNDFETHFTVLTIIRQCLEFIKLNRSQSKDKKKNGKQEKTPEPKPKNPPTETKQYRKSNDSSVRLFFNSSET
- the LOC8073849 gene encoding RNA exonuclease 4 isoform X1 — encoded protein: MVDSRRESSETLRNKCAACFRQYNRMEHLVEHMKVSYHSVHEPKCGVCRKHCRSFESLREHLIGPLPKVECARVFSVRGCSICLNIFDSNATVRYHRAACQYSRAAPQMPRGGITGRAVALACKMVGGGSDGSMDLCAKVCLIGEDEHIIFQTYVKPILPVTNYRYEVTGIRPEYLRDAMPLKVAQRRIQEILCNGEPLWKLRPRSYGRAKILVGHGLDHDLERLGLEYPAFMIRDTAKYPPLVKTSKLSNSLKYLTQAYLGYDIHTGIQDPYEDCVAAMRLYIRMRSQAHPRDYNSGSGEAQNNYPAWRQRELERMSPEELLALSASDYYCWCLDY
- the LOC8073849 gene encoding RNA exonuclease 4 isoform X2 — its product is MVDSRRESSETLRNKCAACFRQYNRMEHLVEHMKVSYHSVHEPKCGVCRKHCRSFESLREHLIGPLPKVECARVFSVRGCSICLNIFDSNATVRYHRAACQYSRAAPMPRGGITGRAVALACKMVGGGSDGSMDLCAKVCLIGEDEHIIFQTYVKPILPVTNYRYEVTGIRPEYLRDAMPLKVAQRRIQEILCNGEPLWKLRPRSYGRAKILVGHGLDHDLERLGLEYPAFMIRDTAKYPPLVKTSKLSNSLKYLTQAYLGYDIHTGIQDPYEDCVAAMRLYIRMRSQAHPRDYNSGSGEAQNNYPAWRQRELERMSPEELLALSASDYYCWCLDY